A genomic segment from Oncorhynchus clarkii lewisi isolate Uvic-CL-2024 chromosome 12, UVic_Ocla_1.0, whole genome shotgun sequence encodes:
- the LOC139422939 gene encoding zinc finger MYM-type protein 3-like, which produces MEPSEHPETSATFQMANENVHLDLLSTQTDMDLFSGHTDMGLLPAQTDEDLLSAPSDMDLLPAQTDVDLLSAQNDMDLQPAQTDMEVAYSGSLGTEGHSGEQQAIDELTTFLTQSERERLKTQDSLSILGDPDSLELSKVQVEDFYSRTVLPEPSDFQEPSVFPMPSVLPEPSVLPESSYLQEPSGFSESSVYPEPSYLSKPSGFSEPTGLPEHSDFQEPSGSATGLSQDEWGRQGHTEAWSEMGAVPGTDRLEVTEGTPTVTGTQMPETGEEQMDIVHEDPTASVQDEVDPNMPSIVSVESSHSEDGPGKEEALSFYGLVPKVEGTAEKKSEKEQPVGGGMSPLSSWAQPLTPGEAEEQPETEVAVEDPNGQKTTGRKRGRPNRGEGRKNTQNMSDGDQLTDSGSDDAADDPRDTDFDPARFGLRRSTRVSQRSQSTPPPRLISPKLSGPASTPAYTQRSGGPPPPRPPPPRQPTRVLCANCSGILQSGQTAYQRRGQPQLFCSSTCLNSFGKKAPKKKPCAFCKRDMGNRKDTMLAQVGQSQSFQEFCNSTCLSLYEARLEKGPTQPPKPSAPAQRCSVCNHMREINHEVTMGNMIHLMCSDACFNRFRATKGLKTSCCDACGTYINTFTSRAEYLLHEGQQRRFCNSSCLRLYKMKNTKVLSCQWCRTLCKNFEMLSKVDQYGKTRHFCSLCCIASHKVKTSGDTVPSEACSSCKRSPSEPYYCKTNEAVYVFCSPSCWSKFQSNSPNGDLYFNCLSCHNMFSGVPEILDWQDSIYQFCCKECCEDYKRLNGVVSVCEHCNQEKLLHKKIKFSGVEKTFCSDGCILLYKQDFAQQLGLCCITCTYCSQTCSRAVTEEQDGNTWDFCSEDCKSKYLLWYLKEAQCHACKRQGELLETIHWRGEIKHYCDQPCLLRFYSQQNQPNLDTKQGPGSLLSTHSPESTPPPAAIKTSEATGRGLKRTVAKPAPPFTLPLSQRNKSSMCKPMMATTGVACKPEMKSQSCQTDDFLQSPPVVLPVPVPVFVPVPLNMYSQYTPIPMALPLPIPVPMFLPVTLDHIDKLVEYINDLKLQIPSDPLEADILAMADMIAEENKDLDSDQKAGPLLRDCTLFDSSSQDDILSMAVNMADVLTEPGQDPVDELTKASLDLNPNVDFLFDCGMPPHATSAEQSADVTVQKGPKRQAMSEMTLHDPLDSQPLGAGLNSSLGVKAWRSWAQSKHSDTDYRKQKPLDLLVCSPEELNHGLSQFVQDIVHPRGPCYKPDSVFYLCLGIQQYLLENNRMVNIFTDQLYVTFAEELNKIVSQWLPSMSPNGGLGSRVLEEHLWECKQLGVYSPFVLLNTLMFFNTKYFGLTTVEQHLQLSFSTVTRQAKRRSTPHGMVKSSSVCYHPKSQHKRTSKEGGLGKRKRDEPSELEQQENRLNPLRCPVKFFEFYLSKCSDGVRSSCSAFYLQPESTCMAESPRWYSDIPMDKGRLGIMLNRILAVKDVYDEHPGQGDMD; this is translated from the exons ATGGAACCCTCAGAGCATCCAGAAACCTCAGCCACTTTTCAAATGGCCAATGAGAATGTACATCTAGACCTGCTATCCACACAGACTGATATGGACCTGTTTTCTGGGCACACTGATATGGGCCTTCTGCCTGCTCAGACTGATGAAGACCTACTGTCTGCACCGAGTGATATGGACCTGCTGCCTGCTCAGACTGATGTAGACCTACTGTCTGCACAGAATGATATGGACCTGCAGCCTGCACAGACTGATATGGAGGTGGCCTACTCTGGCTCACTGGGAACAGAGGGACACAGTGGGGAGCAGCAGGCCATTGACGAGTTGACAACCTTTCTCACCCAATCTGAAAGAGAGAGGCTGAAAACTCAGGACAGTCTGAGCATCCTGGGGGACCCAGACTCACTGGAACTGTCCAAAGTCCAGGTGGAGGACTTTTACAGCCGCACAGTCCTTCCAGAACCATCAGACTTTCAGGAACCCTCAGTCTTTCCAATGCCCTCTGTCCTTCCAGAACCTTCCGTCCTTCCAGAATCCTCATACCTTCAAGAACCTTCGGGCTTCTCAGAGTCCTCAGTCTATCCAGAACCCTCATACCTTTCAAAACCCTCAGGCTTTTCAGAGCCCACAGGCCTGCCAGAACACTCAGACTTCCAAGAGCCCTCCGGTTCAGCCACAGGCCTCAGTCAGGATGAGTGGGGCAGGCAGGGTCACACAGAAGCCTGGTCAGAAATGGGAGCTGTGCCTGGAACAGACAGACTGGAGGTCACCGAGGGAACTCCGACTGTAACTGGGACACAGATgccagagacaggagaggagcaaATGGACATAGTGCATGAAGATCCCACTGCATCTGTTCAAGATGAAGTTGATCCAAATATGCCTTCTATAGTCAGCGTAGAGAGCTCACACTCTGAGGATGGTCCAGGCAAAGAGGAAGCCTTATCATTCTATGGATTGGTGCCAAAGGTAGAGGGCACAGCAGAGAAAAAGAGTGAGAAAGAACAGCCTGTGGGGGGCGGTATGTCCCCACTATCATCCTGGGCCCAGCCATTGACACCAGGTGAAG CTGAGGAACAACCTGAAACTGAGGTCGCCGTCGAAGATCCAAATGGTCAAAAGACTacg gggagaaagagaggtcgTCCTAATCGTGGAGAAGGGAGGAAAAATACGCAAAACATGTCTGATGGAG ACCAGCTAACGGACAGCGGTTCTGACGATGCAGCTGATGATCCGAGGGACACAGACTTTGACCCCGCACGGTTTGGCCTCCGGCGCTCCACCAGGGTCTCCCAAAGGAGCCAGAGCACTCCGCCCCCCCGCCTAATTTCCCCGAAGTTGTCTGGTCCTGCCTCTACCCCTGCGTACACTCAGAGGTCTGGAGGACCCCCTCCACCCCGGCCGCCACCCCCTCGCCAGCCTACTAGGGTCCTCTGTGCCAACTGCAGTGGGATTCTGCAGAGCGGACAGACTGCCTACCAGCGCAGGGGTCAGCCTCAGCTCTTCtgcagctccacctgccttaacTCCTTTGGCAAGAAAGCCCCCAAGAAAAAGCCCTGTGCTTTCTGTAAAAG GGACATGGGGAATAGAAAGGACACCATGCTTGCACAGGTTGGCCAGTCACAGTCCTTCCAAGAATTCTGCAATAGCACTTGTCTTTCCCTGTATGAGGCCCGGCTGGAGAAGGGCCCGACACAGCCCCCAAAACCAAGTGCCCCTGCCCAAAGATGCAGCGTGTGCAACCACATGCGTGAG ATCAACCATGAAGTAACCATGGGCAACATGATTCACCTGATGTGCAGTGATGCCTGCTTCAACCGTTTCCGCGCCACCAAGGGCCTGAAGACCAGCTGCTGTGACGCGTGTGGCACCTACATCAACACCTTCACCTCCCGGGCTGAGTACCTACTGCATGAGGGCCAACAGAGGAGGTTCTGCAACTCCTCCTGTCTCAGGCTGTATAAGATG AAAAACACTAAGGTGCTCTCGTGCCAGTGGTGTAGGACTCTGTGTAAGAATTTTGAAATGCTGTCTAAAGTGGATCAGTATGGCAAGACCAGACACTTCTGTTCTTTGTGCTGTATCGCCTCACATAAAGTTAAAACTTCTGGGGACACAG TGCCCAGTGAAGCCTGCAGTTCCTGCAAAAGAAGCCCCTCTGAACCTTACTACTGTAAAACAAATGAGGCCGTGTACGTCTTCTGTAGCCCTAGCTGTTGGAGCAAATTTCAG AGCAACAGTCCCAATGGAGacctctacttcaactgtctctcttGTCATAACATGTTCAGTGGGGTACCAGAAATCCTAGACTGGCAG GACTCAATATATCAGTTCTGCTGTAAGGAGTGCTGTGAGGACTACAAGCGTCTGAATGGTGTGGTTTCCGTGTGTGAGCACTGCAACCAAGAGAAACTGCTGCATAAGAAGATAAAGTTCTCTGGGGTGGAGAAAACCTTCTGCAGTGACG GTTGCATTCTACTGTACAAGCAAGACTTTGCTCAACAACTGGGCCTGTGCTGTATAACCTGTACATACTGTTCTCAGACCTGCTCACGGGCGGTCACGGAGGAACAGGATGGCAACACATGGGACTTCTGCAGCGAAGATTGTAAAAGCAAATACCTCCTGTGGTACCTGAAA GAAGCACAGTGCCATGCCTGCAAGCGTCAGGGGGAGCTCCTGGAGACCATCCACTGGAGGGGAGAGATCAAACACTACTGTGACCAGCCGTGCCTCCTACGCTTCTATAGCCAACAGAACCAGCCCAACCTAGACACCAAGCAGGGCCCTGGGAGCCTGCTCAGCA CTCATTCCCCAGAGTCTACACCTCCCCCTGCAGCTATAAAGACAAGTGAA GCCACAGGAAGAGGCCTGAAGAGGACTGTAGCCAAGCCTGCTCCTCCcttcactctacctctctcccaaAGGAACAAATCCTCCATGTGTAAACCCATGATGGCCACTACTGGTGTTGCATGTAAACCTGAGATGAAGTCCCAGAGTTGCCAGACAG ATGATTTCTTGCAGTCCCCACCTGTGGTGTTGCCAGTCCCTGTACCTGTGTTTGTTCCTGTACCTTTGAATATGTACTCTCAGTACACTCCCATACCAATGGCCCTCCCTCTGCCG ATCCCTGTCCCCATGTTCCTACCCGTCACACTGGATCATATCGATAAACTTGTGGAATACATAAATGACCTGAAACTCCAGATCCCATCTGATCCACTGGAGGCTGACATTCTGGCCATGGCAGACATGATAGCAGAGGAAAATAAAG ATCTGGACAGTGATCAGAAAGCAGGCCCGTTGCTGAGGGACTGCACCTTATTTGATTCTTCATCCCAAGATGACATCCTCTCCATGGCCGTCAATATGGCTGATGTACTGACTGAGCCAGGTCAAGACCCAGTAGATGAGCTCACCAAAG CTTCCCTGGACCTGAACCCCAATGTTGATTTCCTCTTTGACTGTGGGATGCCGCCTCATGCTACTTCAGCAGAGCAGAGCGCCGACGTCACTGTTCAGAAG GGACCCAAGCGTCAGGCCATGTCAGAGATGACCCTACACGATCCCCTGGACAGTCAGCCTCTCGGCGCTGGTTTGAACAGCTCCCTTGGGGTTAAAGCCTGGAGGTCATGGGCCCAAAGCAAGCACTCGGACACTGACTACAGAAAAC AGAAACCATTAGACCTTCTCGTGTGTAGTCCTGAGGAACTGAACCATGGCCTGTCGCAGTTTGTCCAAGACATTGTTCATCCTAGAGGGCCGTGCTACAAACCTGACAGTGTATTTTACCTCTGTCTGGGGATTCAACAG TATCTCCTTGAAAACAACCGGATGGTGAATATATTCACAGACCAGTTATATGTCACCTTCGCTGAGGAGCTGAATAAGATTGTCAGCCAATGGCTACCTTCCATGTCACCTAATG GTGGTCTCGGTTCTCGTGTCCTGGAGGAGCACCTGTGGGAGTGTAAACAGCTGGGTGTGTACTCTCCCTTTGTCCTGCTCAACACTCTCATGTTCTTCAACACCAAATACTTTGGTCTGACCACTGTGGAGCAGcacctccagctctccttctctacAGTCACGCGCCAGGCCAAGAGGAGGTCTACACCACATGGCATGGTCAAGTCGTCTAGTGTCTGCTACCACCCAAAATCACAACACAAGAGAACAAGTAAAG AGGGCGGCTTGGGAAAGAGGAAACGGGATGAGCCTTCTGAGCTGGAGCAACAAGAGAACCGGTTGAACCCTCTCAGATGCCCAGTCAAATTCTTTGAGTTCTACCTCTCCAAATG CTCAGATGGTGTGCGGAGCAGCTGCAGTGCGTTCTACCTGCAGCCAGAGAGCACATGTATGGCTGAGAGTCCTCGCTGGTATTCTGACATCCCCATGGACAAGGGCAGGCTGGGAATTATGCTCAACAGGATCCTGGCTGTCAAGGATGTCTATGATGAGCACCCGGGACAGGGAGACATGGACTGA
- the LOC139422941 gene encoding gap junction alpha-3 protein-like produces the protein MADWNLLGKLLESAQEHSTVVGKVWLTVLFIFRILVLGAAAEKVWGDEQSGFTCDTKQPGCQNVCYDKTFPISHIRFWVLQIIFVSTPTLIYLGHILHLVRMEEKQKQKEKDLAEQLAIHNDKQQLLPDAKPKKPPVRDDLGRVHLQGVLLRTYVFNIIFKTLFEVGFIIAQYLLYGFELKPLYTCNRSPCPNVVNCYISRPTEKTIFILFMLAVACISLVLNIVEMYHLGFTKCRRYRHVQTPCETGSKAPSKAVVPSVPNYNYFPRHHPAPEPYHADQYIMNEPDSAYHPYNSKVAYKQNRDNLAVEMNSKPEGGDTTERKGSSSAPESPSEKQRRPSRSSKHSNSKTRLDDLKI, from the coding sequence ATGGCGGACTGGAACTTGTTGGGCAAGCTTCTGGAGAGTGCCCAGGAGCACTCCACTGTAGTGGGCAAGGTCTGGCTGACCGTGCTCTTCATCTTCAGGATCCTGGTGCTTGGAGCTGCAGCTGAGAAAGTGTGGGGTGATGAGCAGTCTGGCTTCACCTGTGACACCAAGCAGCCTGGTTGTCAGAATGTCTGCTATGACAAGACTTTCCCCATCTCTCATATCCGCTTCTGGGTGCTGCAGATCATCTTCGTGTCCACGCCCACTCTCATCTACCTGGGCCACATCCTGCACCTGGTGCGCATGGAGGAGAAACAGAAGCAGAAGGAGAAAGACTTGGCTGAGCAACTGGCCATCCACAATGACAAGCAGCAGCTGCTGCCTGACGCCAAACCCAAGAAGCCCCCCGTCCGGGACGACCTGGGCCGCGTCCACCTGCAGGGGGTCCTGCTGCGCACATACGTCTTCAACATCATCTTCAAAACCCTGTTCGAGGTGGGATTTATCATAGCTCAGTACCTGCTCTATGGGTTTGAGCTGAAACCTCTGTACACCTGTAACCGCTCACCCTGTCCCAACGTGGTGAACTGCTACATCTCCAGGCCCACAGAGAAGACGATCTTCATCCTCTTCATGTTGGCAGTGGCATGCATATCTCTGGTGCTGAACATAGTGGAGATGTATCACCTGGGGTTCACCAAGTGCCGCCGGTACAGACACGTCCAGACCCCATGTGAGACAGGGTCCAAGGCCCCCAGCAAGGCAGTGGTGCCTTCTGTCCCAAACTATAACTACTTCCCTAGGCACCACCCAGCTCCTGAGCCCTACCATGCAGACCAGTACATCATGAATGAGCCTGACTCTGCCTACCACCCCTACAACAGCAAAGTGGCTTACAAGCAGAACAGAGACAACCTGGCTGTAGAGATGAACAGTAAACCAGAAGGGGGTGACACCACAGAAAGGAAAGGCTCCAGTTCTGCTCCAGAGTCGCCTTCAGAGAAACAACGGCGACCCAGTCGATCCAGCAAGCACAGCAATAGTAAGACCAGACTAGACGATCTGAAGATCTGA